A region from the Chrysoperla carnea chromosome 4, inChrCarn1.1, whole genome shotgun sequence genome encodes:
- the LOC123297942 gene encoding uncharacterized protein LOC123297942, whose protein sequence is MHGTRGGGVGVGGGGMGVVTTPNSNGGRTIPTSVTSSSLSSKSQSSVTQSPLSTTTISANELIKREFYATYDVMTGIRIAATLGGFFGLVVILVVYKSKSKTEKALNDPYLAAVAAEAVAEAEADLQEEEMALQAALEATAAWSCNPRASRTARQSLGNMSAPTMWAHSPRFSSVGGGYANLLTPPTRAQTYGPKSLPGSALRFHTQPSCKELDDDDDDDDDADHDRGGGADDDAFDEFDDDFQFLNVNKRNYRRCSNITCSSSDSSYLERRGSAVVGLPPPPALPTSRRRSSAEKCWDFYYPIDIQVIQPTPDMSPSSSERCVLYDTVPGGGAMTDVNRLQAANLTVTGSSSSGLVVPSRLAPLATISSCASSVLGTELDQRSELGSDSVFMDDDNYCYDTDDEVTQFSTDSSEENLITTDLQLQEYSGRQLQPSLKRQHSWKRRASAPLQRRKSITQQQQQRLMKNAESINLLNNGRSDSLKLISKSSENIQLRLSSTRRLNTNSGNLLNRIAETSLLNNRVAVATVSNNDFKPNTSITTPVKIAQRPPYPLPSQCTIDASSTNVSDTSTLVATTSHLSDDNTTQSCSLNMPPTLYMVSSPSTTSSQQKMNKNKKSSSLVNIELGASQETLF, encoded by the coding sequence ATGCACGGTACTCGTGGTGGAGGTGTTGGTGTTGGTGGTGGTGGTATGGGTGTTGTGACCACTCCTAATAGTAATGGCGGTCGAACGATACCAACATCAGTGACATCATCATCGCTATCTTCAAAATCACAATCATCAGTAACACAATCACCATTAAGTACAACAACAATTAGCGCAAATGAATTAATCAAACGTGAATTTTATGCAACTTATGACGTAATGACTGGTATACGAATTGCAGCGACATTGGGAGGCTTCTTTGGCTTAGTTGTAATATTAGTTgtatataaatcaaaatcaaaaactgAGAAAGCGCTCAATGATCCATATCTGGCAGCTGTGGCAGCTGAAGCCGTTGCAGAAGCTGAAGCTGATTTACAAGAGGAAGAGATGGCGTTACAAGCAGCATTAGAAGCTACTGCAGCATGGTCGTGTAATCCACGTGCATCACGTACCGCACGCCAAAGTTTAGGTAATATGAGTGCACCAACAATGTGGGCACATAGTCCACGATTCTCATCAGTCGGAGGTGGCTATGCAAATTTACTAACACCACCAACTCGTGCACAAACATACGGACCTAAAAGTTTACCAGGCTCAGCTTTACGATTTCATACACAACCATCGTGTAAGGAActagatgatgatgatgacgatgACGACGATGCTGACCATGATCGAGGAGGTGGTGCGGATGATGATGCGTTTGATGAATTCGACGatgattttcagtttttaaatgtaaataaacgtAATTACCGTAGATGTAGCAACATAACATGTTCTAGTTCTGATAGTAGTTATCTAGAAAGGCGTGGCAGTGCTGTTGTTGGTTTGCCTCCACCCCCGGCATTACCAACGAGTAGACGACGAAGTTCTGCTGAAAAATGTTGGGATTTTTATTATCCAATTGACATTCAAGTAATTCAACCAACACCTGATATGTCACCAAGTAGTAGTGAACGATGTGTATTATATGATACTGTCCCGGGTGGTGGAGCTATGACCGATGTAAATCGATTACAAGCTGCAAATTTAACTGTGACAGGATCATCATCATCTGGTTTAGTGGTTCCTTCACGTTTAGCGCCTTTGGCTACAATTAGTAGTTGTGCTAGTTCAGTGTTAGGTACAGAATTAGATCAACGATCCGAACTTGGATCGGATTCTGTATTTATGGACGATGATAATTATTGCTATGATACAGATGATGAAGTTACACAATTTAGTACTGATAGTAGCGAAGAGAATTTAATAACAACAGATTTACAATTGCAAGAATATAGTGGTCGACAATTACAACCATCGTTAAAACGACAACATTCTTGGAAACGGCGTGCATCAGCTCCATTACAACGACGAAAAAGTATTACACAGCAACAACAGCAACGTTTAATGAAAAATGcagaatcaataaatttattaaataatggtaGATctgattcattaaaattaatatcaaaatcatcagaaaatattcaattacgATTATCATCAACGCGACGTTTAAATACAAACTctggaaatttattaaatcgtaTTGCTGaaacaagtttattaaataatcgtGTCGCCGTTGCCACAGTTAGTAACAACGATTTTAAGCCTAATACATCTATTACAACACCTGTCAAAATAGCTCAAAGACCACCTTATCCTTTACCCTCCCAATGTACAATTGATGCATCATCCACAAATGTAAGTGATACATCAACATTAGTTGCAACTACTTCACATTTAAGTGATGATAATACAACACAATCGTGTAGTTTAAATATGCCGCCAACACTTTATATGGTGAGTAGTCCATCGACTACGTCATCGCAACAAaagatgaataaaaataaaaaatctagttCATTAGTAAATATTGAATTAGGTGCATCACAAGAGactttattctaa